A window of the Oncorhynchus masou masou isolate Uvic2021 chromosome 13, UVic_Omas_1.1, whole genome shotgun sequence genome harbors these coding sequences:
- the LOC135552177 gene encoding tumor necrosis factor alpha-induced protein 8-like protein 2, with product MESFSSKDMAMKAQNKILSRMASKSMVQMFIDDTSSEILDEFYRVSKIHSGNRTEAQKVVKDLVKVVVKVGILFRHDRFSQEELSLAQDFKKKLHQGVMTAISFQEVEFTFDKAVMTELLTDCRDILLKLVEKHLTPKSLGRIRHVFNHYSDQDLLTNLYTPGGPLWPNLTKICRDLNKLVEEGKL from the exons ATGGAGTCCTTCAGCTCTAAAGACATGGCCATGAAGGCCCAAAACAAAATCCTCAGCCGTATGGCCAGCAAATCCATGGTGCAGATGTTCATTGATGACACCAGCAGCGAAATCCTAGATGAGTTCTACCGCGTCTCCAAGATACACTCTGGGAACCGCACGGAAGCCCAGAAGGTGGTCAAAGACCTGGTCAAGGTGGTGGTAAAGGTGGGCATTCTCTTTCGGCACGATCGCTTCAGTCAAGAGGAGCTCAGCCTGGCACAGGACTTCAAGAAGAAGCTGCACCAGGGGGTCATGACGGCAATCAGCTTCCAGGAG GTGGAGTTCACATTTGATAAGGCTGTCATGACAGAGCTTCTGACGGATTGCAGGGACATCCTGCTGAAGCTCGTAGAGAAACACCTGACTCCCAAATCCCTCGGGCGCATTCGGCATGTCTTCAACCATTACTCTGACCAAGACCTACTGACCAACCTCTACACCCCCGGTGGCCCTCTCTGGCCTAATCTCACCAAGATCTGCAGAGACCTGAACAAACTGGTTGAGGAAGGCAAGCTATGA